A single region of the Vanessa atalanta chromosome Z, ilVanAtal1.2, whole genome shotgun sequence genome encodes:
- the LOC125076254 gene encoding prostaglandin E synthase 2, translated as MWRPTILRRVVLSSIKENITLSKFLYSTKSRTPRSTAKLTLISASVGILVGAGYGGYTHYKINTKKLSSSSDEEFAFLKDAPEYKSHYKVINEADSSNLQLVLFQYQTCPFCCKVRAYLDARGISYEIVEVDAVLRQAIKWSGYKKVPILLAKVDGGYQQLLDSTAILSILETHIRDKSYSLRDIVKFYPVSKFENDSGKPTTDVTNKYFIMHNSAVPDEKQRVAEIEEREWRQWADRVLVHTLSPNVYRTASESLETFKWFEEAGGWRNNFPSWECAVMVYVGAAAMWIIAKRLKARHNIQDDVRQSLYNAVNDWMTVINKKGTPFLGGKKPNLADISVYGILSSIEGCKAFQDLKDNTDVGKWFDNMKNNMKETRGRMITV; from the exons ATGTGGCGTCCTACAATCTTACGCAGAGTTGTGTTATCttctattaaagaaaatattacattatctaAATTTTTGTACTCTACTAAAAGCCGAACTCCCCGGTCGACCGCTAAGCTAACCCTCATTAGTGCGAGTGTCGGTATTTTGGTAGGAGCTGGGTATGGCGGTTatacacattataaaataaataccaagaAATTGTCTAGTTCATCGGATGAAGAGTTTGCATTTTTGAAAGATGCACCAGAGTATAAGTCTCACTATAAA gtaattAATGAAGCTGACTCTAGTAACTTACAACTAGTATTATTCCAATATCAGACTTGCCCATTTTGTTGTAAAGTTCGAGCCTACTTAGATGCTCGTGGTATTAGTTATGAGATAGTTGAAGTTGATGCTGTTCTTCGCCAAGCTATTAAATGGTCAGGCTATAAAAAAGTGCCAATATTACTGGCTAAAGTTGATGGAGGATATCAG caactTTTAGATAGCACTGCAATTTTGTCTATTTTGGAAACACATATAAGAGACAAGTCCTATTCTTTGCGTGATATTGTAAAGTTTTACCCGGTCTCAAAATTTGAAAATGATTCAGGAAAACCTACTACagatgttacaaataaatattttattatgcacAATAGTGCTGTACCAGATGAAAAACAGCGTGTTGCTGAGat TGAAGAACGTGAATGGCGGCAATGGGCAGATCGAGTGCTTGTCCACACTTTATCACCAAATGTGTACAGGACTGCTAGTGAATCATTAGAAACATTTAAATGGTTTGAAGAAGCGGGTGGGTGGAGAAACAACTTCCCCAGCTGGGAATGTGCAGTAATGGTGTACGTTGGTGCCGCAGCTATGTGGATTATTGCTAAAAGATTAAAGGCtag gCACAATATACAAGATGATGTCCGTCAATCTCTTTACAATGCAGTTAATGATTGGATGActgtcattaataaaaaaggaacGCCATTCCTTGGAGGTAAAAAACCCAATCTCGCCGATATATCAGTGTATGGTATACTGAGCAGCATTGAAGGTTGTAAAGCTTTTCAAGATTTAAAGGATAACACAGATGTTGGTAAATGGTTTGATAACATGAAGAATAACATGAAGGAGACTCGGGGAAGAATGATAACAGTCTAA